A genomic segment from Cervus elaphus chromosome 14, mCerEla1.1, whole genome shotgun sequence encodes:
- the C4BPB gene encoding C4b-binding protein beta chain isoform X2, with product MGNWVQTWQTRTLLLLQDSGALLKLGIHQDTLLSGKQYGLEAVRDSEHCILKGSNWSQCRENHTWVTHFPVCKSRDCGPPETPTHGYFEGRDFKSGSAITYYCEARYRLVGTQHQQCIDGEWTSTPPICELIQEAPKPAELELEKAFLAFQESKELCKAIKKFTQRLKKSDLTMEKVKYFLERKKAKLKAKMLP from the exons ATGGGAAACTGGGTGCAGACCTGGCAAACGAGGACTCTGTTGTTGCTGCAGGACTCTGGAGCCCTCCTCAAGCTTGGAATCCACCAGGACACGCTCCTTTCTGGGAAGCAATACGGTCTGGAGGCTGTCAGAGACAG TGAGCATTGCATCCTCAAGGGCAGCAATTGGAGCCAGTGCCGAGAAAACCACACCTGGGTGACTCACTTTCCTGTCTGCAAAAGCA GAGACTGTGGCCCTCCTGAGACTCCAACTCATGGCTATTTTGAAGGAAGAGATTTCAAGTCAGGATCTGCCATCACTTATTACTGTGAAGCAAG GTACCGCCTGGTGGGCACACAGCACCAACAGTGTATCGATGGGGAGTGGACCAGTACCCCTCCCATCTGTGAGTTGATCCAAGAAGCTCCCAAACCAGCTGAGTTAGAGTTGGAGAAGGCATTT CTTGCCTTTCAGGAGAGTAAGGAACTTTGCAAAGCCATAAAGAAATTTACACAAAGATTAAAGAAAAGTGATTTAACAATggagaaagtaaaatattttctggaaagaaagaaggcCAAGTTGAAGGCAAAAATGTTGCCCTGA
- the C4BPB gene encoding C4b-binding protein beta chain isoform X1 yields MFFWLMCYLVDVWLISASDVGHCPDPLLVTDEFSSLEPVNVNDTIMFKCSEHCILKGSNWSQCRENHTWVTHFPVCKSRDCGPPETPTHGYFEGRDFKSGSAITYYCEARYRLVGTQHQQCIDGEWTSTPPICELIQEAPKPAELELEKAFLAFQESKELCKAIKKFTQRLKKSDLTMEKVKYFLERKKAKLKAKMLP; encoded by the exons ATGTTTTTTTGGCTTATGTGCTATCTTGTGGATGTGTGGCTGATTTCTGCCTCAGATG TGGGCCACTGTCCTGACCCCTTGCTGGTGACTGATGAGTTCAGTTCCTTGGAGCCTGTCAATGTGAATGACACTATCATGTTTAAATGCAGTGAGCATTGCATCCTCAAGGGCAGCAATTGGAGCCAGTGCCGAGAAAACCACACCTGGGTGACTCACTTTCCTGTCTGCAAAAGCA GAGACTGTGGCCCTCCTGAGACTCCAACTCATGGCTATTTTGAAGGAAGAGATTTCAAGTCAGGATCTGCCATCACTTATTACTGTGAAGCAAG GTACCGCCTGGTGGGCACACAGCACCAACAGTGTATCGATGGGGAGTGGACCAGTACCCCTCCCATCTGTGAGTTGATCCAAGAAGCTCCCAAACCAGCTGAGTTAGAGTTGGAGAAGGCATTT CTTGCCTTTCAGGAGAGTAAGGAACTTTGCAAAGCCATAAAGAAATTTACACAAAGATTAAAGAAAAGTGATTTAACAATggagaaagtaaaatattttctggaaagaaagaaggcCAAGTTGAAGGCAAAAATGTTGCCCTGA